In the Pantanalinema sp. genome, one interval contains:
- the gcvPB gene encoding aminomethyl-transferring glycine dehydrogenase subunit GcvPB produces MEALIFEKSTTGHREAKLPAAGVAEKPLSELLPAGMIRKEAPALPEVTELDVMRHFNRLSQLNYSIDTNFYPLGSCTMKYNPKVNELAARLDGFSGLHPYQPAETTQGALKLLHDLEKMLANLTGMERVTLQPAAGAHGEFTGILMIRAYHEARGQQRTKVLVPDSAHGTNPATAALAGYEVVSIASNDRGLVDVDDLRAHLGPDVAALMMTNPNTLGLFEEDILEIAELVHETGALLYYDGANLNAIMGAVRPGDMGFDVMHLNLHKTMSTPHGGGGPGAGPVAVSKRLVPYLPTPTVEFAEGQYFLSFDRPESIGRVRAFFGNFGVLVRAYTYMVTMGRDGLTQASRDAVLNANYIKAKLEDLFEVPHDQPCMHEFVLSGDRQKAKGANTMAMAKRLIDYGFHPPTVYFPLIVHESMMIEPTETESKATLDKFIAAMRAIANEVETELEVVTGAPHTSPIGKVDEVTAARKPNLCWSC; encoded by the coding sequence ATGGAAGCGCTCATCTTCGAGAAGAGCACGACCGGCCACCGCGAGGCCAAGCTGCCCGCGGCCGGCGTCGCCGAGAAGCCCCTGTCCGAGCTCCTCCCCGCGGGCATGATCCGCAAGGAGGCCCCGGCCCTGCCCGAAGTCACCGAGCTGGACGTCATGCGGCACTTCAACCGCCTCTCGCAGCTCAACTACTCCATCGACACCAACTTCTACCCGCTCGGCTCGTGCACGATGAAGTACAACCCCAAGGTCAACGAGCTGGCCGCGCGCCTCGACGGCTTCTCGGGCCTGCACCCCTACCAGCCCGCCGAGACGACCCAGGGCGCCCTCAAGCTGCTGCACGACCTCGAGAAGATGCTCGCCAACCTGACGGGCATGGAGCGGGTCACCCTCCAGCCCGCGGCCGGCGCCCACGGCGAGTTCACCGGCATCCTGATGATCCGGGCCTACCACGAGGCCCGGGGCCAGCAGCGCACCAAGGTGCTCGTCCCCGACTCGGCTCACGGCACCAACCCCGCCACGGCGGCGCTGGCGGGCTACGAGGTGGTCTCGATCGCCTCCAACGACCGGGGCCTGGTGGACGTCGACGACCTAAGAGCCCACCTGGGCCCCGACGTCGCCGCGCTCATGATGACCAACCCCAACACCCTCGGTCTCTTCGAGGAGGACATCCTCGAGATCGCCGAGCTGGTGCACGAGACCGGCGCGCTGCTCTACTACGACGGCGCCAACCTCAACGCCATCATGGGCGCCGTGCGCCCCGGCGACATGGGCTTCGACGTCATGCACCTCAACCTCCACAAGACCATGTCGACGCCCCACGGCGGCGGCGGGCCCGGGGCGGGCCCCGTGGCGGTCTCCAAGCGCCTGGTGCCCTACCTCCCCACCCCCACCGTGGAGTTCGCGGAGGGCCAGTACTTCCTGAGCTTCGATCGGCCCGAGTCCATCGGCCGGGTCCGCGCCTTCTTCGGCAACTTCGGCGTCCTGGTGCGGGCCTACACCTACATGGTGACCATGGGCCGCGACGGCCTCACCCAGGCGAGCCGGGACGCGGTCCTCAACGCCAACTACATCAAGGCCAAGCTCGAGGACCTGTTCGAGGTGCCTCACGATCAGCCCTGCATGCACGAGTTCGTGCTCTCGGGCGATCGCCAGAAGGCGAAGGGCGCCAACACCATGGCCATGGCCAAGCGCCTGATCGACTACGGCTTCCACCCGCCGACGGTCTACTTCCCCCTCATCGTCCACGAATCGATGATGATCGAGCCGACCGAGACCGAGTCCAAGGCCACCCTCGACAAGTTCATCGCGGCCATGCGCGCGATCGCCAACGAGGTCGAGACCGAGCTCGAGGTGGTCACGGGCGCGCCCCACACCTCGCCCATCGGCAAGGTGGACGAGGTGACGGCCGCCCGCAAGCCGAACCTCTGCTGGTCGTGCTAG
- the gcvPA gene encoding aminomethyl-transferring glycine dehydrogenase subunit GcvPA, with protein MSFSYLPHTEAERAEMLEAIGVASMDDLYQGVPERLRDFSLEAIPTAKSELEVTRLLTDLAGENRSANQFASFLGAGAQRRFSPSAVDWILHRSEFLTAYTPYQPEVSQGTLQVIYEFQTMIAQLTGMDLANASMYDGSTATPEAAFMAMRVTKRNKVVVASSVHPEYREVLSSYAVGPGLQVVQAPLSGGFIDRDRLRALMTDEVAGLIVQVPSFFGGVEEGRELAEIAHAAGALFIVIADPTTLGVLEAPGAYGADIVIGEAQAFGNPVSFGGPYVGYMACRDKLSRQLPGRIVGATVDSRGQRCFTLTLQTREQHIRREKATSNICSNQALNALAATVYMEVMGKEGIFELGNVSIQRAHALAAAICEVPGFSLALPGPFFNEFVVRSPLPVPELLGKLREEGILGGIALSGWYPELSDCYLVSVNELNTPADLDRYVATLKALTASAAVGAR; from the coding sequence ATGTCCTTCAGCTACCTGCCCCACACGGAGGCCGAGCGCGCCGAGATGCTCGAGGCGATCGGCGTCGCCTCGATGGACGACCTGTACCAGGGAGTCCCCGAGCGCCTGCGCGACTTCTCCCTGGAAGCCATCCCCACGGCAAAGAGCGAGCTCGAGGTCACGCGCCTCCTGACGGACCTTGCCGGGGAGAACCGGTCGGCCAATCAGTTCGCCTCCTTCCTGGGGGCAGGGGCCCAACGCCGGTTTTCGCCCTCGGCGGTGGACTGGATCCTCCACCGCTCCGAGTTCCTGACCGCCTACACCCCCTACCAGCCCGAGGTCAGCCAGGGAACCCTGCAGGTCATCTACGAGTTCCAGACCATGATCGCCCAGCTCACGGGAATGGACCTCGCCAACGCCTCGATGTACGACGGCTCGACCGCCACTCCCGAGGCGGCCTTCATGGCCATGCGGGTCACCAAGCGCAACAAGGTGGTGGTGGCCTCGAGCGTCCACCCCGAGTACCGCGAGGTCCTTTCGAGCTACGCGGTCGGCCCCGGCCTCCAGGTCGTCCAGGCCCCCTTGAGCGGCGGCTTCATCGATCGCGACAGGCTCAGGGCGCTGATGACCGACGAGGTGGCGGGCCTGATCGTCCAGGTGCCGAGCTTCTTCGGCGGGGTCGAGGAGGGCCGCGAGCTCGCCGAGATCGCGCACGCCGCGGGCGCTCTCTTCATCGTGATCGCCGACCCCACCACCCTGGGGGTGCTCGAGGCCCCCGGCGCCTACGGCGCGGACATCGTGATCGGCGAGGCCCAGGCCTTCGGCAACCCCGTCAGCTTCGGCGGCCCCTACGTGGGCTACATGGCCTGCCGCGACAAGCTCTCGCGTCAGCTGCCGGGCCGCATCGTGGGCGCGACCGTGGACTCCAGGGGCCAGCGCTGCTTCACCCTCACCCTCCAGACCCGCGAGCAGCACATCCGCCGCGAGAAGGCCACGAGCAACATCTGCTCCAACCAGGCCCTCAACGCGCTGGCGGCCACCGTCTACATGGAGGTCATGGGCAAGGAGGGGATCTTCGAGCTGGGAAACGTGTCGATCCAGCGCGCCCACGCGCTCGCCGCGGCCATCTGCGAGGTGCCCGGCTTCTCGCTGGCGCTTCCCGGGCCCTTCTTCAACGAGTTCGTGGTCAGGAGCCCGCTTCCGGTGCCGGAGCTGCTCGGCAAGCTGCGCGAGGAAGGGATCCTGGGCGGGATCGCCCTCTCGGGCTGGTACCCCGAGCTCTCGGACTGCTACCTGGTGTCGGTCAACGAGCTGAACACGCCCGCCGACCTGGATCGGTACGTCGCGACCCTCAAGGCCCTGACCGCGAGCGCGGCCGTCGGCGCCCGCTAG
- the gcvH gene encoding glycine cleavage system protein GcvH has protein sequence MIPQDLKYTKSHEYVRLSGDEATIGITDFAAEQLGDVVFVELPEVGRVLKKGESFGVIESVKAVSDLYSPIGGTVVAINESLNDEPSAINEDGYGDGWIIKLQAASEADLADALTPEQYQALIGA, from the coding sequence ATGATCCCGCAGGATCTCAAGTACACCAAATCCCACGAGTACGTCCGCCTCTCGGGCGACGAGGCGACCATCGGCATCACGGACTTCGCCGCCGAGCAACTGGGCGACGTGGTCTTCGTGGAGCTGCCCGAGGTCGGCCGCGTCCTCAAGAAGGGCGAGTCCTTCGGCGTCATCGAGTCGGTCAAGGCCGTCTCGGACCTCTACAGCCCCATCGGCGGCACCGTCGTGGCGATCAACGAGAGCCTGAACGACGAGCCCTCGGCGATCAACGAGGACGGCTACGGCGATGGCTGGATCATCAAGCTCCAGGCCGCAAGCGAAGCGGACCTCGCCGACGCCCTCACCCCGGAGCAATACCAAGCCCTGATCGGAGCGTAA